A segment of the Salminus brasiliensis chromosome 5, fSalBra1.hap2, whole genome shotgun sequence genome:
atctgcagcgtCTGCGGTTTATAGTCTCAACAGTAATAACTGAggcaattttaatccagtatgaatctgtagtatGTTTAGTTTAAAAAAGTAATGATAGAGCAGCTGTATTCAAGTATGAGTCTGCATAGTGGAGTTTCTACAGTCGGACAGTGATAACTGTGGAgcgtttttaatccagtatgaatctggggtgtgtgtgtggtattttGTGGGCCATTGAGGGCTTTTAATGCAAGTGTTGTTTGTAGACTGTAGAGTCTGATAGTAATAATCAGACTCTATGGACATTGCAGATTCTATGAagtctatacacacaccaaGGACGTCTCATCACTGTCGGAAAAGAAAGGCAAATTTACAGGAGGAAATGTTCTTCCTTATGAATTTTCCTTTATTCCTTTAtgcatttcggagcatttctattggtccgttcatcaggaaattttgacacaatgtaaaaaaaaaaaaaaaaccaaaaaaacctgccagattcacattacgtgtctttttatataataatttcttaTCCTGCTCCTGATAACCTCTATCATGTAGAAGAAATGTATGTATTGAACATCTGtcgtattttattttttaaaatgtatttttattaagttATTTGGCATAAGCCGCGTACGCTTTCTTGTAATGGTGCACTAACTGCAAACAGCTTTACATAAGAAATAGCCCCAGCTGTAGTAAACCTCTGGTGTGACCCAGGTGTGTGTAAGGGTTTATACTTTGAGCTGATGTGTGTCATTTCATCCTTTGCACCAGGGCTTGATCGATCTGGAAAAGGAAGTGGCCAAGCTGACGACGAAGAAGGGCGAGCtggagaagcagatggagaAACTGgaggagaagatgaagaagaacgACTATAAGGAGAAAGTTCCAGCCAGGGTGCAGGAACTGGACGCTGAGAAGGTAAGGAGAGGGGAATGAGGTGGGTTCCACTGCACTGATCTCTGTAAGGATTGGATTGGAAGCTCAAGCTTTGTTGTGCTGGTAGAAGGACGATGACCTTCGCTCATGCCTGTATGTTGTGGAGTATGAATATTGCtgcatttctttgtctttttttgtttttgtagttGAGGCAGAGTCAGACGGAGCTGCAGAAAGTGAAGGAAGCCATAGAGAACTTCAGAAGAATGATGTAACGAATCCACCCCTCACGCACCTCGTCCTTTGTTAGATTTTTACACACTGATGGTTCTTCGTCCTTTATGGGTGAATCGTTCGTCCTTCCTGCCTGACTGTCTTTATGGGGAAATGTCATTAAATACTAATATTAGCTTGTAACTGGTTCGGCTCTTCTTTAATGGGTTTTAGGGGACAAATGCACCAATTTCTGGGTTGATGAGGGATAATTCACGCTCAAATCCCTGTGGAGGACCAACATGGTCAGGCTgctcatactggttgactagtttggtaaagctgATTAAACTGGTCGATTAGCTTGCTCAGAttagtcatgctggtagaccgcCAAActtaaacatacactatatggacaaaagtattgggacacctgctcattcactgtttcttctgaaatcaagggctttAAAAGGAGTTTattctacttttgttggagtaactgtctctactgtccagggaagaaggctttctgctagattttggaggaggcattgctgtgaggatttgactgcattcagcaacgagtgtcagtgaggtcaggatgttggatgaccaccacagctcttccactgctccacagctcaatggtgggaggctttattcccctctaacccacgccaggctttaggtatggtgccaatctAAATGATTAGCAAGACATCACACTTCTCCATGCCTGATAAAATATAGTTCTGGACTCCAGaagtataaatctgcagttcagTACAGCTCCGCCCCGCTGTCTTATTCCTGAGGGGAGTTGAACATCATTCAGCTCCCCTCCGCAATAAGCCAACCTCTTAAATGCCTCCCTTTTCGGAGTGTTTttctaaagaaaagaaaagaacagaggGCTGAAGCTTTAGGGTACTGTAGGATGCTTTCATCATTTTCAGTCAGAAgaccaaaaaaactaaaataaagaagaaCCGGTTCTGCTTTAATGAGGATAAATTAGTGTCGCCATCGTTATGCAGCAACAAGCCTTTAAATCTGACCATTGTGCTTGCTTTCTTCGCATGAACCAACAACAGAGTCCCTCAGCTTTATTATGCATTTAATACAATAACATTCAgggcataatttttttttccactggGTTCATAAGAGTGATCACGGAACAGAGGACAAAAAAAACTGGTTTGCGAGGAAAGGGATTGGCTGAGTCCCTTCATAACTTAAGCCAAGGCAGCTTGACGCCCAAGCAGCACCAACCTTTTACTGTCTTAATTTTTTCGATAACCTTAAAATGCAGCAGTCACCTGCATCACAAGTCCCCCCCAGTCCAATTATCAAAAAGAACCtgattataaattataaaaaggaaaaaaaaaaactaccaaaCCATGCAGACAACCAACAAAACCCACAATCTCAACAATCTGACACCGAAATCCGCCCGAGGTCCCCAGTCTGTTTCTCTCATTCTGTGGCTTTTTCCATCCCGTTCTCCCGACGACTCTCTAAAGCTTCCAGGGCACGTGGAACTCCGTGATGGGAAGTGGAGTGCAGTGTGTCGTCTCAAAATTCCTCATGTACTTTCGGGCCTGAGGAAGAAGAAACGGGGACACAAATAAGATCAGACACACGGATCCAGGAGGTCAGAGCAAAGTTGGAAAGCTTAAAATATAGTTTTGAGGTGAAACAAAACTTGGGTGGTcaagaaggttctttagagtGCAGAAAGATTGGTGTCAGTATTCTCAGTATTATTTTAACTAGATATATAGGTTCTGTGACGACTtgcagaatcttccaggacttcttctaaaaccaagctgtggtggatcattgtcctgttcgTGGTCCAAAGACATACAAGAAGTGTTTcagttttgggattctgttctgtggaatgatgtgAAAATCAAACTGGACCTATTCGGGCTTATGGACCAGCAGTATATACATCTGGAGGAGGACGACGAATTAAGCATAcgctgaaaaaacaaaaaaacacaaaaaaaaaccctgcctacagtgaagcatagCGGTGGCTCTGTGATGCGcttgggctgctttgcttcctatGGGCTCTGGAGACCTGCAGCATGTGGAggcagggcaagatggattcaatcaattGTCAGGAAATCCTTGGAGGAAGCGGAGACTTGGCTGTCACTGgacctttcaacaggacaataaTCACAAGCATACCTCAGAGTCCAGCAAGACTTGGTTTCAGAAGCAGTCCTAGAaggaggccaattatgctctgtGGGACTTTCAGCCACATAAAGGACTCAGTGTATTATATTTGTCACTGCAGTTCAAACTACATCCAGTAGGTGTCAGTGATGTATTAAGTGGCAGCTGCAACAACTGGCAGGAGGATGACGACGTGCACCATCAGAACAGCGAGCGGCAGTGTGGATAGTACAGTACTGTGAGTGTATTAGGAAGGATTTTCTCTCTTACCAGGAAAAGCGCGAGCTGCCGTCTGCCTTCCAGCGCCATGTCTTCACCTGATAAAACACAACAGCGTAAAATCAGTTCAGTATTTCTCCCaagtgtctgatccactcgtaccagcagtgCAACACACTACGAACACACTCGCCGGTAGTCAGTGATGTAAGTGTAGAGCGCTGATCAGCAGGAGCTTACCGACGCTCCAGGGGAAAGGCgattctctgtctgtctgatagGACTGGAGCACAGACAGGCACCAGTCATCGTCAACCTCATACCCAGAATACACGGACGCTGGGAGAGGAAGAGGACGTAACGTTATTTAGATGCCTTAAAATCACAGCCAGACACAAACAGCGGGAGCAGAGACGCACCTTCTTCTATCTGCGACCCCGCGGATAGCCACTGTCTGACCGCTCTGAGACTGTCCTCGGTCATTACCTTCGGATACCTGAGAAACATACAAGGATACAAAAATTAGTGAGGCGATACAGGCTCagatacagatttttttttttttttacgttttgctcctgggctccccctactttTACTTCACTCCATAAAAATCATGCTTTTAGCATCCCCTCAAGCTGTACACATGCTTTTGTTGACAAGCTTAGAAgatacagaagcagcatctgaagggagagaagcatgtggaagtaatactacaggattttacaaaaCAAATCTAATAAAGTGCTGTTTTTGTTGCTTTGCTGTCAGATATGGAATTGGAAGTGAATTGTGTCTTAACATCAAACACTTTATTGGGGGGgggaaaatatttttattttcataagCCCTACAACTGCCCTATAATCTGGTAAGCTAAACGAAGACACAATCATTTCTTACTTCTAACTGATTTATTAACCCAGGGTTTACAAGGTTAAATAATATGGTATAAACATCATTGACTGCCAGAAGCCACATACAGGCTATCAGAGATCACTGAACACCTCCATGCAGTCTGAGGCACGCCAGCACAGAAGAAAGCTTTCAGAAAGACTTCAGACACCCGAGTGGCTACTCTGGTATAAAGGGAAATATTACGGCTCCTTCAACAGCGAATGACGTGCTGTCCCACCTGTACTGCAGTAGCCTGAGAAGCAGGTCATTGCCTCTGTTGGACATGATGTCTTCTGGTCCCCTGCATCAGagaacagcagaactgtagTCAGTGCAAACCAGCTTTTACAAAGAGCTTCTTTAATCTAAACGGACCAAAGGAAGTCCTGACTGCGCGAGAGCTCACGTGGTTGTGATGATTTCATCTTTGGTTCTTCGGATCAACAGCACTGGTCCCTGGTACCTGAAAAGAGGAGGAGCGACGGTACAGGtggatttatcatatttcatatcTGAAGAGTGTTTAACAGGGGGGGTACTGGATGTACGGGGTCTTACTTGCAAAGCTGCTCTGCGTTGTTCAAGTTCATGTACTGCCTGACTGTGTGGGTCACCAACGGCCCTGTtccaacacacacagagttcCCATCAAGCCTCATTGTACCGGATATTTAAGCAATGCATGACTGGGTGTATGGTGTTTGAGCAGATGTCGAGGATGGTACGGGCACTTACTCCAGCTGTCTGGCATGACCTTCAGGGCCAGAGGCAAGAGGTCATCAAATGAGGCATCCAGAACAAGTGCACGGATCTCAGGGTATGACATCACTGCCCAACTGGCTGaagcagagacagaaagaggtgAAACAAACATAATACAGCAATATGTAATTataagcattattattattatgatgatggtTTCACATTGCGGAGTGATCTGATTTACAGTTTTCAACTTGATTAATTAATATTCTTATTTTTCTGCCAGATTTTAatctagcaacaccctaacCACGTTGCAACACGgtagcacccacctagcaaGCAAGATTACCATTACGAAAATTACAATATTGCAATAATGTCTCTTTGTATATAATATTATGATGATTATGCTATCCTAACTaataattaaagttattaaaGTCTTTAACGCTATTAAATCTCATAAAATAATATACAAGACTATATAAACAGGATAAGATACTAGATAAATAATAGATACTAATATATGATaacattagtattattatttcactgaataaataataataataaatactgatcATTATCTACAATAAAATTACACCATATTTAATCCGTTACAATAATAATCATGCAATAACATCCCTGTAAGGCTGCTTTgcgacaacaacagttgtaaaaggtgctatacaaataaatgcgATTAGATTTATATTGCAATAAAGGTCTTACAACAATCATTATACAAAACTATCATACCAGAAGTAATTAAAGATGATTATGATAATtatatgaaatacaaaacagtagagtagtctatatatatatataggcctgATCATAAGAACATGCATTTAATAATAGTTTtttaaaatcaatcaataaataaaaatcaatcaataaaataataacattattattattattattatgatgctTACATGACCTGTGTAAAACAGCAAAATATAGGTGATAAAAACCCTGCTATCAAGAAAAGCCCTGTAAATCAAACTAATGCGGAGTGACCGGTCAGTCCACACCAACCTGTGAAGCCCCCTATAGACCAGGCGTACACAACAATCTCGTTCAACTGGAAGCCCAGCTTGTGCACAGCGAACTGAATGACCACGTCCATCGCGTTAGCCTCGTTCTGAGGGAAAGGCACGCCCTGaatgaaagagagcgagagacagagagagagacatgaagaCAGGTAGCTCGACAGAGAGACAGTGCTCCGTCATCACAGCTGGTAGTTAAAGGGACAAGCGGCACATGACGACTCATCAGGGCCATTAGGAGAATAATGAGGTTAGCGTCTTATGGTCAACCTAAGACTCTACTTTCGTCTCAGATGACAAAAGAACCAAGTCATGCTGCCCAACCCTGAGGCAGGCATCAGGTGAAACCAGAGTTTCCACATAGCAGTGTGTTAAAGCATGGCTCCAGCAGGAGCACCATTGTTATCGGTCAGAGCGGGCAGGAGCCTACTTACTGTACTGCCTGCAAATCCTGGATGATTCCAGCCCAGAACGGAGTACCCACCTAGACAGAGCGGTGCAGAGAGGAGATTACTGTACACTTTCAGGAGGCTTAAAGTCACAGTCAGAGAGGATATGTCTGGTGTCTGAGGTTACAAACAATATCCAGAAGACTCAGTTAAGTGGTTTCTAGTGTAGGACATGCTGTTATCTGTAAACAGAGACTACATAGACCAGGGTTCTTCAACTCCAGTCCTAGAGAGCCAATTTCGCAAATTTCCCCATTTAAACACACCTGGAACATTTcatctgttaattgccaggtgtAGTGGGTTTACTTTAGCAGAGAAATTAGCAAACCATGCTGGacactggccctccaggactggatttGAAGATCTCACATATTTGACATTTGGCACAGTGGAAACCAGTGGCTGCAAACCCCCTAAAGCTTGAATTTTGCACATATCACCACTCTCATGACTCCAAAATCACAACTTTACAGGAATAGGAAAAAACCTttgtaactttcaatggaagtcaatgtaagaaTATTTTATTCTAAgccattctggagcatttctattggtccatttatcataatgGGCGGGGGTTAAGCTTCCATTGATTGCTTTGGTCAGCACACACGTCTTAGCAAATAATCAAGCACATATGGAGTAAGGGAAAACCAGtgaacattatatatatatatatatatatatatatatatatatatatatatatatatatatatatatatatatatatataaataaaagcatgCATTATACTATTTGTAATATAGTACATGTAATGATTATTGTACTATTAGAACTAATAATTATAAGGTAATAAAGAggatgaaataaaataaagaataatataGTAggtcatataaatataaattaatataataaaaattagtaaacaaataaatggataaaaaaaaaagatttaaccAATGTCTTTGCTTGATTTGCTTTGATTTGCTAATGGGTCATATTTATTAGATTTAGGGTTCAGCATGCAGACGTACCGTCCAGTGGAGTGTTCATGCAGCCCACCTCGTAGAAGCCTGCATTGCCCTCACAGCAGATCACCTGGAACGCAATGTACCAGTGACCTCAGTAACCTCTCTGATTCATCATCGAAAAGGTCATAAACGTAAACATGTAAATCAGTTCTGGCGGCGTCACACTCTGCTCCTCGGTCTCACTCAGGTCCTTACCAGGGTTTTACCGTTTGGTCCTCGTTCTCTTCGATCCACAAACATGGTGTCAATCTCGTTCCCATCACATGCCACCAACTTGTTCCGCTGACCATCATACTGCAGGCAAGCGAAGACAGACAAGCTTACGGTAACATATCAGAACATGTTACTTACGTATATATAGCTGgagtggttgctaagatgttcccttggtggttgctagagtgATTGTTACGCTATATATTTAAGGTGGTGCTAGGGTACCCCAAGTGGTTCATAAGATGTGGAGAAATAGGTACTTTGGTGAGGTTGATGTGTTTCttactggttgctatggtacatcaggtggtttctatggtggtcatggtatttcaagtggttgctgtggtaccccatgtggttggctAGGTGTTACTAGTTTATTTGCATCTTCGTGTCTGATTATTGGATGATCTCGTCTTTATGGAATGTGTATACGCAAATATCTAGtatagtatttttatatatagttatGGGCGCTGCCAGGGACTTTGGGCCCACAACTCCTAACGATTCtgtcaaaatactcaattaagaaatatttagggcccctgtcagtcattGGCCCTTAGAATTTACAGCCCTGCATACTTAAATAGGTGTGTGAATGTATTGGTTACCTCCTCAATAAGCCTGGCTTGGCCCTGTTGCAGCATGGGTCTCATGGCCTTCTGCAGCAGGCCCACCGAGCCTGGGTACAGCATCCTTCGGCCGAACGAGTGAGCTATAAGAtaactacaacacacacacacacacagctgtgagtTCACCGTGTAAcacatgggtgtgtgtgtgtgtgtgtgtgttgcatggGAACATTATCTCTGAAATGGAAATGGCAGTACGTGAGGGTTACCTAATGATGTGGCATGGAAGTGTTCGTACTGAATTCAGCAGGCTGTCTGCGGCCCCTCTGTGTTTGGGCTCCGGCTTCAGAAGGGACACGCCCCCTTTAGACAACTTTCTGTAAGTGCAACAAGAGGCTGTCAGCAATACGATACGATACACAGATCTGGTCTAAACCAATCACAATCCAACCTGTGCGGTCTCCTTCTGAGGGTAGATGCTGTCTGAGCTACCTTCTACCGTGATGACATTTCAGGACTGTTGGAGACTCCCAGGCTGAACtcgctaggacggcctgacctggccatgtcgGTCAGCTGTTACACTtttagatgatttagtggagcggctgatttctaatttctgttctgagatctgtttaaaccccttcccagactcctccgcatttacaaccttctttctgaaggcctcagggagctctctggatctggccatgatggtgatcttcttcacccctcactttaACTTCatccagatcagaccagactaaacgtctgaggtttaagtaagactccagactcctccagaacaATCCTCTCCAACCAAGTTCTGATCATCTGCCGCTGCTTCTGATTTTATAGTGgtagtaataactgtggagggTCCCAATCTGTTCCTTACACGCAAATCtatcaatcaattaattaattacagatCAATTGTCCATACATTTAAATAAGTTCAAAAAAGCAAaagttcacaaacacacacatatatatatttatataaacgtACGGATTGCTGACTTCTTTCCAACTGAAGTCTGCTGGCCAGTGTGAGAAGTCGAAGTCATAGCTGGCGAGTTTTTTCTGAAGGGGGCGGAGCAAACACACAAAGTGACTCAATTAAACCAGTGCCTTTAAAGAGCTCCCTGTGGGGGATGTTGGCAAGACGCTGCCGAGGGCTCACCTTGTTGCTAGGCGTGTGGCTCTTCCTGGTCTCCTCCAGAATGCTAATGAACTGAAGATACTCAGGGTTTCTCCAGCGACCCCAGCCTAgcaaatcaaacacacacagtatagtTATGGACTGCTCTACTGGTCCACTGAGGTCAGGTGACATTGGATGATCTGTGCTGCTAATGCTTTGGGTGGGTCTGCTGTATTAGGAATTGTGTAATTAATAAGCACAGGTTATGAAAGTGGATCATCACTGAGCAAAACaatgatatatagatatatatcattatatatatataatagataaataaataaatacaaatttaagGGCCCATATCAAGGCAAAacacaccctccctctccctgtTACTTTTGGAAATGGAGGCAGACCTAGCGTGTAAACAATCTGCAAAACAGTAGTTGCATTCATTAGTATTgctgtctacaaacatttggacacataagtGTATAATCAGAAAAGACTACTGTGGTCATCTGCCTGCCGCCACACTACCTACTACCAATAGTCAATGAGTGGGATAAAAGAAATGAGAGGGTCGTCCAGACACCGCAGTATAAATCACTCACCTCTAAGACAGGCAACTCCCAGCAAACACACCAGCACCGTGCCCACGTACTGACTGACCGGGACCAGCTTACTGCTGCAGATGTAGCCTGAAAGACAATCACAACACTCACAAAGGTCAGTTTTTAagttaaagcagtattatgtgagCATTGTGAGCATTGTTTGCttttgggctccccctacagctgggGAGCAGTCAttgacagctgtacacatgcacttCTGGACAAGCCGAGGGATACAGAAGCAGCATCCtaatcctgaagctgctgattttgGGTAAGATTgatacataatgctgctttaatgctaATGTTTTTAGAACGGCTCCCATTGAGGAACTGGGCTCAAAGAACCTGAATGATGCAGCCATTTCAGAAAGATGTGGAATATGAGATCTAGGACGCTCTGAAAGCTACTACTGTAAGTGGTTCTTTGCCAAGatcttgtggcctcagtatGTTATTTTTGCGCTCAATATATTGTCTTGTGGCCTGGATATAATATTTTGTGGCCTTGATATTTTATCTCGTAGCCTCAATATTGTAGCTCATGGCTTTCTTACCTTATATTATTTTCTTTGCCCTCAATATTTTTATCTTGTGGCCACCATATATAAATTTGTGGCTTTGTTACATTATCTTGTGgtctaaatatattattattataaaatgtatcaattttatattattgtatattatctTGTGTCTACCATATATAATCTTGTTTTgtcagtatattatcttgtgcccTCAATATAGtatcttgtggccactagaCATTGTCATAGCTTTATtaaattatcttgtggcctcaatatattatcttgtagcTTTATTATATTGTCCTGTggtctaaatatatatattttttaccttCAGTATATTATCTTGGGGCTACCATGTAGTGTCTTGCCTCATTATATAACCTTGTATCCTCAGTATATTATATTGTGGCCACCATATACTATATGTCATAGCTTTATTATATTATCTTGTGCCCTCAGTATAGtatcttgtggccactagaCATGGTCATAGCTTTATTAAATTATCTTGTGGCTTTATTATATTGCCCTGTggtctaaatatatatatatttttaccttcaatatattatcttgggGCTACCATGTAGTGTCTTGCTTCATTATATGATCTTGTATCCTCAGTATATTATATTGTGGCCACCATATACTATATGTCATAGCTTTATTATATTATCTTGtgttctcaatatattatcttgtggcttaGATATATTAAGGTTCAATCTCAATACAATTTCTCAGTATAGTAGCCTCAGTTATCAGTTATCTCACAGCttcaatatataatttttttgccctatatatatatatatatatatatatatatatatatatatatatataaaatgtgacgATGTTCACATATAATATTTTGTCCTTCTGCTTTATCTCATGACCACGATATATCACTGCTACccttttaatttacattaatttTTCATTACAGAATTATTTGCGAATACACAACCGGTTACAgattcacatttacattcaaaCA
Coding sequences within it:
- the abhd16a gene encoding phosphatidylserine lipase ABHD16A, encoding MAGLLWLRCLFGPSLHRIHRPPEQPRPEGRAGRRGWDYQPRTLERHTDSILGWASALWSLSYYSSPLILCYLYRKGYICSSKLVPVSQYVGTVLVCLLGVACLRGWGRWRNPEYLQFISILEETRKSHTPSNKKKLASYDFDFSHWPADFSWKEVSNPKLSKGGVSLLKPEPKHRGAADSLLNSVRTLPCHIISYLIAHSFGRRMLYPGSVGLLQKAMRPMLQQGQARLIEEYDGQRNKLVACDGNEIDTMFVDRRERGPNGKTLVICCEGNAGFYEVGCMNTPLDGGYSVLGWNHPGFAGSTGVPFPQNEANAMDVVIQFAVHKLGFQLNEIVVYAWSIGGFTASWAVMSYPEIRALVLDASFDDLLPLALKVMPDSWRPLVTHTVRQYMNLNNAEQLCKYQGPVLLIRRTKDEIITTTGPEDIMSNRGNDLLLRLLQYRYPKVMTEDSLRAVRQWLSAGSQIEEASVYSGYEVDDDWCLSVLQSYQTDRESPFPWSVGEDMALEGRRQLALFLARKYMRNFETTHCTPLPITEFHVPWKL